Proteins found in one Primulina eburnea isolate SZY01 chromosome 16, ASM2296580v1, whole genome shotgun sequence genomic segment:
- the LOC140816869 gene encoding uncharacterized protein, which produces MGKSIPAAHRLEHFAKAITSTSTSLRRPTQSPPTAKIRRPISSSHPAGPGPESPHRLKLNNRGMEAADKSERQRRIPLAEVVTDCVNRWFQDTLKEAKTGDIAMQVLVGQMYYSGYGVARDAQKGRAWIGRAAKSRSSVWKVGDKHPGYNASDSDSDDPKEDAK; this is translated from the exons atggGAAAATCAATTCCAGCTGCGCACAGATTGGAACACTTCGCAAAAGCCATAACCTCCACCAGCACCAGCCTCCGCCGCCCCACCCAATCGCCACCCACCGCAAAAATTCGGCGACCCATATCCTCCTCCCACCCTGCTGGGCCAGGGCCGGAGTCTCCGCACAGGCTGAAGCTTAACAATCGAGGCATGGAGGCGGCGGATAAGTCGGAACGGCAGCGGCGAATACCTCTGGCGGAGGTGGTGACTGACTGCGTCAACAGGTGGTTTCAGGATACACTTAAAGAGGCCAAAACTGGTGATATTGCCATGCAGGTGCTCGTTGGCCAGATGTATTATAGCGGATATGGTGTAGCCAGAGATGCCCAGAAG GGAAGAGCGTGGATTGGCAGGGCCGCAAAGAGTCGGTCTTCGGTGTGGAAAGTTGGCGATAAACATCCAG gTTACAATGCTagtgattctgattctgatgaCCCAAAGGAAGATGCCAAATAG